The following nucleotide sequence is from Trifolium pratense cultivar HEN17-A07 linkage group LG2, ARS_RC_1.1, whole genome shotgun sequence.
ACATATTTGGCATTGAACACTAGCATAGCACTTATAGCATTTCTTCCAGAAAAGGATATGTGAGAGAAAAGATGGGGCACCTCGTAAACATGATGCTACACTTCCATTGGCCATGTAAGGATACACAAGCAAACGTTCGGTAGATGTCATGCAAAAACCACGAAGCCGAAGCAAATTACGATGCACAGCCATACTGATCATTTCCACTTCTGTTTGAAATTGCAGCTCCCCGCCCTGTGTGCGTTCCTCTTTAAGTCTTTTTACAGCTACAAGTGTGCCATCAGCTAAGCGTCCTTTATAAACCTTTCCAAATCCACCTCTACCTAGAATGTTTTTGTTACTGAAGTTATCTGTTGCTACCAGAAGCTCACGAAGAGAAAACCTTTTAAGCTGACCAAGGTGAACTTCGGGATCCTCCTCAGCTGCCACGGTAAAAGACAAAATGTTGGTTCACcagtaataaatatataattcagCATTTATCAGCATGTATAAccatgttttattttatgttatttaactAACCAGGAACATCAAAGAAATGGTCCGCTGGTTTTCTTTTTCGCCAATACGCAAGTGCAATTGCAGGAGCTGCAAACAACAGAGCAGCGCCAGCAGCAACTCCTCCAGCAATAGCTCCAGTATTACTACCACCTGCAAAAAGGATCAACAGTTTAGCAAGAAATTATTACTCGAAACAATAGATTGTGACTGATTGGAAAAAAAGAATCCCAAAGTTCAGTACCAAGTTGACCTAGTTTTATGAGTTGTAGAAAACCATCCTCGGTCTTTGTTTAAAAACTCAAACTTTTAGGTCAAGTGGTTTTTTAACCTGATATCAGTATCAAATTGACCTAGTTTGGTTGTTTTTTCCTGTCTTAAAATTAAACGTTCGAAAACAAATTGAGTTTGGTTTGATGTTGAACTCGAGAGTTATGAGAAAGCTAGAGTTATATTCTGAATTGAAGCTTTAGTTCAAGTTATTCTTttaacaatttaaaatcattgTCAATAAAAAACAGAAATCAACAAACCTGAAGAAGATGGGGACGGTGGAGAAAGTGGCGCAGGAGTATTTTTAGGTTGTTTCAAGCGAGGATTATTTGTATAACTGTAAAGTGGAACACAGGGTGTTAACAAAGTTTCAGGTCATCTGTCAACAATAAAACATACTAGATAAGAACATAATAATTTCCACAGACCTGATAGGGGTAAACAATGAAAATGAACCATTCACTGGGACATCCCCTTCTAAATTGTTGTTTGAGAGATCACTGTATTCCAAGATGGCTGTTGTGTCAGTTTACACACATCGAAATATATGATTATAGTATAAACATGACTCTACTTTCACTTTAATAACTTATGTCAAATATAAATGAGGGAGTAACACTCACAGAACTTGCAGCGTAGTAACATTTGTCAAAAGCACAGGAATGCGGCCAGTCAAGGTGTTATTATTGAGACGCCTATTTTGGAGAGCAAGAAGAATAATTAGTTTGCTATATACAACTGATAAAGTAGAGTAATAAATCATGATAGGAAACTAGTTATCAAATGCATaaacaaattttgtttattaGCATAGGAAGGGTAGAAAACAAAATTCTAttatgcaaagtgaatttgtcaaaaatgaaaattatatctCACTCAAGACATAACGGATACATTCATAAACGGAAGTCTTAGTAACAAGTACATGAATGGATTAGATAATTATATTAGAAAATTTTACACGTCAGTGTGTATATAAATAAACAAGTAATTACACTATTGCAACATTATAACCACCACCAAGTAATCACACTATTGCATCATAATCACACTATTGCATATAATCACACTATTGCATCAATTAATTATAACCACCGCCAGCAGAAATAACGAAAATAGTAGTGTAGTTTTTTAAGCACTCATTTTTGTATATTGCAACTTTGCTGGAAATGGAATGGTCATGTTGTAGAGGATACAAAATCTACTGAATTTTGCattggaaaataaaaagatgTTGAACAAGgcaaaggaagaaaaaaaaaaatggaaaccaacataaataaattttgcagATCATAGATATGATAAGGAAAGTATGTCGTACAGGAAACGTAGTTTTTGAAGGTTCCCCAGTGTACTCGGTATGTTACCACTTAAATGGTTCAAGTAAAGATCCAAACTCACTAAGTTTGTCAAATTTCCAAGCTCTTCTGGGATTTTTCCTGTTATATTATTACTGTAAAGTTCCCTGCCATTGAGAAGGGAAGAAAGTTCAGATTTGTGCAAACAAAAAAGTTCAACAAATAATTGAAAGGTGACAAATCACATTCATGCGATTTGTATGAAGCTGACATGTCGTGAGCGCAACAAGACAAACTGAAATAGAACGCCAAGTCGCCATGTATACTGTAAAGTTTATAATATTTCCTTCAAATATTTAGAGAGCTATATCTCTATAACTCAGATGATATCAAGTAAAGCTTGTGAAGATATTAAAAATTTCATGATTCTTACTTATGTAAATTGAGACTTTCTACAGTTCTAAAATACAAGAATATCAATCAAGAAACAAGGTTGAGCTTAATCTTCTCAGGAACGGTCAAATTTATTCAACAATATCATATCTGATTCACAACTTACAAGTACTGCAAATTTGAGAGATCACCAAGTTGTGTAACCAGTGTACCAGAAAGATCCGCATTTCCAAGATCACTGTCCAAATGTAAAtagataaatgaataaataaatcacTATGTGTCCAACCATTCATAAAACTACATGTGAAAATGTCATATTAACTTACACACGGGTCACACTGTTATCACCATTGCATGTAACATGAAACCACGTACAGGGATTCACAAGAGTAGCATCCCAACTTTGAAGAACATTATTAGGATCATTCAAGTTACTCTTCAATGCATTCAGTGCATCACCTGTACTAAAAAGAATCAATCTTCAGTGACAGACATCCTTAATACTATTAACTTATGTGGAGTAGGAGTAGCATACGTTAGATTCAAGATCATTAACAAAAACCCTCGGGAGTTATAAGGTTAACTTGATATCTGAGGTGGGAGAGTTAAGGTGTGGAATGCTAAGGGTAGTCTCAGGTTTGATTCCCACCTCCAGCAAAAACTAACAAACTAACGATAACATACTAAGATTGTCtgtttaaaaaaagaaaaactactaCGTAACAAGAACCCCTAACCTTCACTGGTCAGCCTTAATAGCAAACACCTAAATACTAGGCCAACTAATATAAATGAAacaaatgtaataaaaaaaattaacaagaatAACCAAGACATCaggttcaagtggttaatgagctccccttaagacgaatcgttcgggagaatccgagtttgattcctggtgggaacaatttttTGCCAGACTCTACTtgcctcgcggccgaactctggattaccgggGGGGCTTCCCCAGGAACCAGAGggggttaataccaaaaaattaACAAGAATAAAAGCATTTTGATATATTGAATTCCTATATAATATAGCCAATCAAAGTGAAGCTTGGGATTAAGCACTAACCACTAAACAATCAAGAAACAGCTTAATCTAGTCATGCAGAACATCatatataaaatttactaaaattcTTCAATCATATGATCCTATCTTTTCTAACAAAAATCCTATAGCAACATCAAATTTGAGTTGAAATATTACAAAAGCTACTCCAAGTCTACTATGAAGTTTAAAAATTTTCAATCAAGCATATTATGAACAGTAACAACAATAAAGGGCAACCTAGTAGATCAAAAATAGGTGATTAATTAACTTTCCTAACTAAGATGATTATAAAGCACCCATTTAGTAGATATAAACATTTATTGAACAATTAAAACCATCATAGAGTAAGTTCAAAAAAAGTAACCACCCACCTTCCACATTAGAAGAAGCTTTATAAACCAaatcaaacaccaaaattgcccAAAAAAGAAACCAAGCTTTATAAGATGAAGTCACTTGTTCCATTTTTTCTTCAACTACAAAACACTTTCATAATCATACACAAACAATTGATTTGATTCCCTAGTAACAAACAAAAACCCTCTCTTGATCTAAACGACACAAATCATTAAACTCCACAACATTTGACCAAGTTGAccaaatagaattttttttgtgaagttgATAACTTGATGAAATCTAATGATGGGTAGCTTAAAAATCTATTCTTTTTTGGTTGTTagtgttgttgggattgaaTTGAAGGTGAAAAATGATATGGGTATGGTTGGTTTATGGTGAAAAATGCAGAGAAGGAAAGAACAGttttgagagagagaaagaaaaggtTAAAGAGAGAAGAATGGAAAAGCAAGTCAACGAATGAATGTTGCATCCTTTCTTTACTCAGAAATTTCTCATTCTACTCTGATTAATtattattcctttttttttttttgctaaatttatttgttttatttatatgaatattatttttgactaatacatgaatattattatgaataatgaaaggtgattaattaattagaaagtgagatTAAGATATgaaagagatagagagagagtaGGGTCAAAGATGCACGCATGCACGGCTGTGACTTGTCCCCACCCCACTCCAGGCTACCAGTGCATCTACTCCGTTCTAACCATGCTTGTTTCGATCGACTTATTTttgaattatataaataaatttttatgtattattgtaaaaaatttaagatagtttatgataaaatgacttataaaaatataatttttatcggtaaaaacttataaattaacacaaaaatttatttatttgcataagctaattTCATAGgttcaaaaataaattgaatatcCAAACGGACACTATAACCAAAATcagattaataaaaattaatatatttggagTAAAAAGGAGGAATCCAATAATTTAGAATATGACCGCAAGATAAATAAAGTTTAGTAAGAATTTAACTCGGATTCTTCCGAATAATCTATCCTACGAGAAATTTATTAACCATTTTAATTCAATATATTAGTTCTGATCTAAATACATTAAGGACTAGTATAAGTGTACCTACTTACTTACATGTTGATGTATAGTTAGttataaataagataagattatattttttttaaatgaaaacaaattgaaagtttttttttttttgttaagagggaaaaaaaaagaaggaaaaaacaaCATAACAGAAGGACTATTCTCTAACAAAAATTACGTCCCTAGCATCAGCAAGAAGAAATTAAGTTGGATAGATCATTAGGAGGCACTTCTAACATCACAAGAGAGgagtgttgtgttgtgtgaccAGTGATCATGATCATAATAGAGTTATTTGTGCTTTTGCATTTAATTTGGGTTTATGCTCAATTCTCATGCCAAGTTTTGACttattttctttgagttttTAGATTTTCTTATATTGCAATTAGTAGTCAAATCTAACCTATTAAACTTTTTTCAGGATAAATAATCTTTCTTATGTTTGGTTTAACATTAATTTGAGAAGTAGGAAGATTTTGGCGCGAGATTCATAATTGGTATCTAGAATATCTATGTCCTAGTATTGTTTCGGTCTTCGAGTCGAAGCACCAAAAGAAAAGGACCGGGAACACATTATTTTTCTCAAGACTCAATCCAATTTACCGTGATTTTTCAAAAGTtgctatttaaaattttatgaccAATGTCCGTTCACAAGCAGAattggcattttaaaattataaattttacaaaattcacttgttcgaaaatttttttttacaaaattcatcgttggattgaaactttatatcatatagatcaatCATGTAgttttcaaacaaaataaatatagatcAATCATGTTATTGAGACAAATTAAGATTaacattattcaataaaaatacatatgtaagatattattaaaaaaaaaatacatatgtaAGATGATTACATTTTAATAAAAGACAAACGAGCAATAATCTATCATCTTAAATACTACATCTTAAAATCTAGAAGATACCGCATTGCATaagtaaaaatgttttttagttaaaaaaatggTTGAGTCTGAATGTTTAATGTAttgttcaataaaaatatttaaaaacacgaccattttacaaattaattcactttaaaatatgtaaagatcaattttacacttttaaaattaatttcaactcttcaaaataaggattaaacatatatttaattatgttggATATTTTAGTCAACTACTCAACTAGTTGTTGTCCTTCTTCcatcaaaagaaacaaaaatgataactttttcttcttcttttctattGTTTTAGTTTCTCCTTTTTGCTTACCTTTTTCTTACTTGgacattatttaaattttaaagctTGTCTCAACTTTGAATAATAAGCATTACCATGTGATACATGGgttattaattaatagttacgttttttttttttaaagtttacaaTAAAATCGAAGATCAAGCTCAGAATCTTTAATAtactattcaaattttttaccaCTAAATAGTATGAATATAATAAAGAgaacaaatgaaaaagaaaaccaCATAAAACCATGAATACACACACCCCATAGCATAGCCATCCCAACCCATCACTCTCACCTCTTCCTAGTTATATTACTTTCAACAATTAGTCAAAAATTGGATTGTATTATGCTCCAAAATTCCAAGTAAAACATTAGACCAAGTAAAGAGCATATTTACGTCACATGAATCTAATGGTTTGGAGACAAATCAACGTTTTTGGAGTAGTAGAACTAGTTAACGGTTTAATAGTATACTCTGACCAAGTCATTCATTCATAATTCATTCATGCCTATAATCTATAATGCACATCGTTGACTGTCACAACGGGTTTGAGACACAAATTACCAACTAGTGTATATGTTAAGATTCATGATATCAGAGTAAAAGGAGATAAAAGTTTGAGAAATTTGTAATTGAACTAATAGAATAGATACAAATGAATGTGTTAAATCACAAATGAGTACAACTTCTATCTTATATACTAACTAGCTAATGAGTTTATACTAACTACCTAATGAGCCTAACTCTATATAGTTCAACAATatatttggacattttttttaGCTAGCAAAAATAGAGTGCACAGACATCACATAACgatgatatatattttgaaaatattttattagtaACCATAGTGTTCAATTGATGATTAAGGAGTTATGTACAAATGTCACTTAACTTTATTATTAACCATCCACCCACcgattaattatatatttgaaatgTTTTACACTTGAGATGCTAGAACAATTAAAGTGCGAATACTCTATTCGCACTTTAAGTAACAAAAAGTGTTTTACTAAATTTTGCACTTGTTTAATGCTCGCTAGTTATCTTATAAAGAgtgtatttttgaaaatcataGGAGTGCTTGAGAAAGACAAAGAGGGGGTGGCGGGGCGCTAAAAAATCAAGAGAgtatattttaaattcaattatCTTGCGAGGAGATTTAATTTATTTGGGCCGTATGTCTAAGCTATAGCTGTTTtctccaaataaataaataaataaaaagttataagtTTTCTactacaaattttaaattttgtcttgTCAAACAAATAGCTGTAGAAATTACttttaatgtatatttttaatataaagtatTTATTGAATTTTCGTATAAAGTATTTATCTAAGGTAATTGGTTTATTTTTAACAAGAGTATAAGGTAATTGGTTTATTTTTAACAAGAGTATAAGGTAATTAGTTTATAGGTGCAaaactagttttattttatagtttttcataTGAAGTATCTATTGAATTTTCATAATAAGATTTTTATATAAGCTAATTAGCTTTTTGGTAATGATGCTGttccttttaaaaaattcagttccattctatgaattttaatttcataaagAATAACCCCAACAAGGTATACTATCTCCCTCTCcctctccttttctttttccttgtcattatttcttttatatatcaagaaaattaataaatttgtagAGTCTAATTGACACAAATGGTTAGACATTTTGTTCACATAAGAAACAAGTTTTACGATATACCTTAATCGGTAACTTGTACATAAAATTTCATTGTAAATTCTTTGTGAGGTTCGTGTATCTCCCCATAATCCAAActtttttattccaaaaaaagtaaaaaaataaaatagaaaatcagCATAAtctctaaagaaaaaaaaaatcaaattttttatagaagGTAAATCACTAAATCTAATATTAGACAGTCAAAGagcatatatataattattataattataatttcaaGTATCAACTATATATAGAGGCcataatttagtcaaaataaaaatataatttgaggCTATAGCAATGGCATATGATCCTAGCCAAATGATGATCACCAACAAGTTCAAGACTCCAGCTTCTGCATTGAGATTTTTGTTACTCTCTGCACTATATTTTCTTCTGATTCATGCTGCAAATGGAAAAGTTCACCATCACAAGTTTGTGGTATATATATGTGCTTCTTTAATTTCTCTTACACTAGTTAATGATGGTGGTA
It contains:
- the LOC123910638 gene encoding BRASSINOSTEROID INSENSITIVE 1-associated receptor kinase 1-like, which produces MEQVTSSYKAWFLFWAILVFDLVYKASSNVEGDALNALKSNLNDPNNVLQSWDATLVNPCTWFHVTCNGDNSVTRVDLGNADLSGTLVTQLGDLSNLQYLELYSNNITGKIPEELGNLTNLVSLDLYLNHLSGNIPSTLGNLQKLRFLRLNNNTLTGRIPVLLTNVTTLQVLDLSNNNLEGDVPVNGSFSLFTPISYTNNPRLKQPKNTPAPLSPPSPSSSGGSNTGAIAGGVAAGAALLFAAPAIALAYWRKRKPADHFFDVPAEEDPEVHLGQLKRFSLRELLVATDNFSNKNILGRGGFGKVYKGRLADGTLVAVKRLKEERTQGGELQFQTEVEMISMAVHRNLLRLRGFCMTSTERLLVYPYMANGSVASCLRERSESEPPLEWLMRKNIALGSARGLAYLHDHCDPKIIHRDVKAANILLDEEFEAVVGDFGLAKLMDYKDTHVTTAVRGTIGHIAPEYLSTGKSSEKTDVFGYGVMLLELITGQRAFDLARLANDDDVMLLDWVKGLLKDKKLETLVDAELKGDYDDDEVEQLIQVALLCTQGSPMERPKMSEVVRMLEGDGLAEKWEQWQKEETYRQDFNNNHMHHPNANWIVVDSTSHIQPDELSGPR